Proteins from one Halovivax limisalsi genomic window:
- the infB gene encoding translation initiation factor IF-2, whose product MSDTDTNAPETASLRTPIVAVLGHVDHGKTSLLDQIRGSAVIEGEAGAITQHIGATAVPLDVISGIAGDLVDPADFDLPGLLFIDTPGHHSFTTLRSRGGNLADIAILVVDVNDGFQPQTIEALDILQRSETPFIVAANKIDTVPGWNPTDDAPIKPTYENQSDRVRGDLDERLYEIIGELSDHGFSADLYWRVQHFQRNVGVVPVSAMTGEGVPDLLTVMMGLSQRYMREEMEIDVAGPGVGTVLEVKEEKGFGTTIDIVLYDGTIRTDDQLVVGGTADPIVTDVRALLQPRPLAEIRTESRFEQVDQVDAAAGIKVAAPDLAEAMAGAPVRVVRDRDLEDVIDEVRAELAEIAVDTEEQGVVVKADTLGSLEAMADALGDAEIPIVRAEVGDVAPRDVSVASTAEDPKRQVILGFNVDVLDDAERRAEIDDVRIFTDDVIYQLVEGYEEFVADLERAQQDTVLENITRPARFRVLPDHVFRQSDPAVVGVEVNAGTLQNNESVVRFTGNDTERVGQIKGIQEQGEDVDEARAGTRVSVAIDGPTVGRQLHEDEELWIELPEKHAKILEQELAEEIPADEREALNMYLDNHRKRDPFWGK is encoded by the coding sequence ATGTCGGATACAGATACTAACGCCCCCGAAACCGCCTCGCTCCGGACGCCGATCGTCGCCGTGCTCGGCCACGTCGATCACGGCAAGACGAGCCTGCTCGATCAGATTCGCGGCTCCGCCGTCATCGAGGGCGAGGCGGGCGCCATCACCCAGCACATCGGGGCGACGGCCGTCCCGCTCGACGTCATCTCGGGCATCGCGGGCGACCTCGTCGACCCCGCCGACTTCGACCTGCCGGGCCTGTTGTTCATCGACACGCCGGGCCACCACTCCTTCACCACGCTGCGCTCGCGCGGGGGCAACCTCGCCGACATCGCGATCCTGGTCGTCGACGTCAACGACGGCTTCCAGCCCCAGACGATCGAGGCGCTGGACATCCTCCAGCGCTCGGAGACGCCGTTCATCGTCGCCGCGAACAAGATCGACACCGTCCCCGGCTGGAACCCGACCGACGACGCCCCGATCAAACCCACCTACGAGAACCAGTCCGACCGCGTCCGGGGCGATCTCGACGAACGGCTCTACGAGATCATCGGCGAACTCTCCGATCACGGCTTCTCCGCCGACCTCTACTGGCGGGTGCAGCACTTCCAGCGCAACGTCGGCGTCGTCCCCGTCTCCGCCATGACCGGCGAGGGCGTCCCCGACCTCCTGACCGTCATGATGGGCCTCTCCCAGCGCTACATGCGCGAGGAGATGGAGATCGACGTCGCCGGCCCAGGCGTCGGGACCGTCCTCGAGGTCAAAGAGGAGAAGGGCTTCGGGACGACGATCGACATCGTCCTCTACGACGGCACCATCCGCACCGACGATCAACTCGTCGTCGGCGGGACCGCCGACCCGATCGTCACCGACGTCCGCGCGCTCCTCCAGCCCCGCCCGCTCGCGGAGATCCGCACGGAGAGCCGCTTCGAGCAGGTCGACCAGGTCGACGCAGCCGCCGGGATCAAGGTCGCCGCGCCCGATCTCGCCGAGGCGATGGCCGGCGCGCCCGTCCGCGTCGTCCGCGATCGCGACCTCGAGGACGTCATCGACGAGGTCCGGGCCGAACTCGCCGAGATCGCCGTCGACACCGAAGAACAGGGCGTCGTCGTCAAGGCCGACACCCTCGGCAGCCTCGAGGCGATGGCCGACGCCCTCGGCGACGCCGAGATCCCGATCGTCCGCGCGGAGGTCGGCGACGTCGCCCCGCGGGACGTCTCGGTGGCCTCCACCGCCGAGGATCCGAAACGGCAGGTCATCCTCGGGTTCAACGTCGACGTCCTCGACGACGCCGAGCGCCGCGCCGAGATCGACGACGTCCGCATCTTCACCGACGACGTCATCTACCAGCTCGTCGAGGGCTACGAGGAGTTCGTCGCGGACCTCGAACGCGCCCAGCAGGACACCGTCCTCGAGAACATCACTCGCCCCGCCAGGTTCCGCGTCCTTCCCGATCACGTCTTCCGCCAGAGCGACCCCGCCGTCGTCGGCGTCGAGGTCAACGCCGGCACCCTGCAGAACAACGAGTCCGTCGTCCGCTTTACGGGCAACGACACCGAACGCGTCGGCCAGATCAAGGGTATCCAGGAGCAAGGCGAGGACGTCGACGAGGCCCGCGCCGGCACCCGCGTCTCCGTCGCCATCGACGGCCCCACCGTCGGCCGCCAGCTCCACGAGGACGAAGAGCTGTGGATCGAACTCCCCGAGAAACACGCCAAGATCTTAGAACAGGAACTCGCCGAGGAGATCCCCGCCGACGAGCGCGAAGCGCTGAACATGTACCTCGACAACCACCGCAAGCGCGACCCGTTCTGGGGGAAATAA
- a CDS encoding alpha/beta hydrolase yields the protein MNVVERRSLFRTVAAGTIAGLAGCVTGSDGSDGAGDEPNETDGDGGTDGDSNESDGDSAVDEGVEPSTLERRAREFVERLDAGETDAAYELVTESFASQLPPGEMESFWETQIRPAGDLEGFAAVEFRGHRDDGLAVVVARGQFSEAAIRFEYAFAEGDIAEFVARPGGEWTPPSYADESALSERDLTLEAPDDCSIGATLTRPASDAGGPGIVLVHGSGDQDRDETAGANRTFKELAWGLATQGITSLRYDKRTVACDVDRTAATVDDIIVDDAVAAVERLRGTDGVDDVFVAGHSLGGKFAPLIAERSDAAGVIMLAPSGVPVHEAIVRQQRHVLTLDGNLSEADEDALADVAALAERIRTLDIGDDEVIDIAGGRGRPFWRTLQAYDHTATAAELDVPILLVQGGRDYLVTVEDDLAVWEDAIGDEPNVRIEVFDDLNHRFQPGTGQSSPAEWTAPENPVDERVVEAVADFVRDSR from the coding sequence ATGAACGTGGTCGAACGTCGATCGCTTTTTCGGACCGTTGCGGCGGGTACAATTGCGGGCCTGGCCGGGTGTGTCACCGGATCCGATGGAAGCGACGGAGCCGGCGACGAGCCGAACGAAACCGACGGTGATGGTGGGACGGACGGCGACTCGAACGAATCCGACGGCGACTCGGCTGTCGACGAGGGGGTCGAACCGAGCACGCTTGAGCGCAGGGCCAGGGAGTTCGTCGAACGGCTCGATGCGGGCGAGACGGATGCGGCCTACGAGTTAGTGACGGAGTCGTTCGCATCTCAGTTGCCGCCGGGGGAGATGGAATCGTTCTGGGAGACCCAGATTCGGCCGGCCGGTGATCTGGAGGGGTTCGCTGCGGTGGAGTTTCGGGGCCACCGGGACGACGGACTGGCTGTCGTCGTCGCTCGCGGGCAGTTCAGCGAAGCGGCGATTCGGTTCGAGTACGCGTTCGCGGAGGGCGACATCGCCGAGTTCGTCGCGCGGCCGGGCGGCGAGTGGACGCCGCCGTCGTACGCGGACGAATCGGCGCTGTCCGAACGCGACCTGACGCTCGAGGCCCCCGACGACTGTTCGATCGGCGCGACGCTCACTCGTCCCGCGTCGGACGCTGGCGGACCGGGAATCGTGCTGGTCCACGGCAGTGGCGATCAGGATCGCGACGAGACCGCCGGCGCGAATCGGACCTTCAAAGAACTCGCGTGGGGCCTCGCTACGCAGGGGATCACCAGCCTCCGGTACGACAAACGGACCGTCGCCTGCGACGTCGACCGGACGGCGGCCACCGTCGACGACATCATCGTCGACGACGCCGTCGCGGCCGTCGAGCGACTCCGCGGAACGGACGGCGTCGACGACGTGTTCGTCGCCGGCCACAGCCTCGGCGGGAAATTCGCGCCGCTGATCGCCGAGCGGAGCGACGCGGCGGGCGTGATCATGCTCGCCCCGTCCGGCGTCCCGGTCCACGAGGCGATCGTCCGCCAGCAACGCCACGTTCTAACGCTCGACGGCAACCTGTCGGAGGCGGACGAAGACGCACTCGCCGACGTCGCGGCGCTCGCCGAGCGCATCCGGACGCTCGACATCGGCGACGACGAAGTCATCGACATCGCCGGCGGGCGCGGCCGCCCCTTCTGGCGGACGCTGCAGGCATACGACCACACCGCGACCGCCGCCGAGCTGGACGTCCCGATCCTCCTCGTCCAGGGTGGCCGGGACTACCTCGTGACCGTCGAGGACGACCTCGCCGTCTGGGAGGACGCCATCGGCGACGAACCCAACGTCCGGATCGAGGTGTTCGACGACCTGAACCACCGATTCCAGCCCGGAACCGGGCAGTCGAGCCCTGCGGAGTGGACGGCCCCCGAGAACCCCGTCGACGAACGCGTCGTCGAGGCGGTAGCCGACTTCGTCAGAGACAGTCGGTAA
- a CDS encoding DUF5811 family protein: protein MNGNTPYAGRPGITQAGHRAADDLDEVTPGQRRLLRRDVSRVAARTREFLPDEYVVDSDITAGVGGPQVTVAVQPPIGHPVSAGFTPDIEPVEETGSVIDDDECDEVARGLAASAALQVKQAMGNEFTPTAR from the coding sequence ATGAACGGCAATACTCCATACGCGGGCCGCCCGGGAATCACGCAGGCCGGCCACCGCGCCGCGGACGACCTCGACGAGGTGACGCCGGGACAGCGACGCCTCCTCCGCCGGGACGTCTCGCGCGTCGCCGCCCGAACCCGGGAGTTTCTCCCCGACGAGTACGTCGTCGACAGCGATATCACGGCGGGCGTCGGCGGGCCGCAGGTGACCGTGGCCGTCCAGCCGCCGATCGGTCACCCCGTCAGCGCCGGCTTCACGCCCGACATCGAGCCCGTCGAGGAGACCGGCTCCGTCATCGACGACGACGAGTGCGACGAAGTCGCCCGCGGCCTCGCCGCGAGCGCCGCGCTCCAGGTCAAGCAGGCGATGGGCAACGAGTTCACCCCGACCGCGCGCTGA
- a CDS encoding pyruvoyl-dependent arginine decarboxylase, with the protein MSTIQVVQGSATGPTAMAAYDAALADAGVENYNLVTVSSVIPAGVPVEGVGTAPDLGPAGERLTVVEGRARAAGPTSVSAGLGWVESVDDGPGLFYEAAGEVEPADVERRIREGLAAGSDLRDWNLGEPQVIVERASADAGEYAAAVAVAVYGESEPIV; encoded by the coding sequence ATGAGTACCATCCAGGTCGTCCAGGGATCGGCGACAGGCCCGACGGCGATGGCGGCCTACGACGCGGCGCTCGCGGACGCGGGCGTCGAGAACTACAACCTCGTCACGGTCTCGTCGGTGATCCCGGCCGGCGTCCCCGTCGAGGGAGTCGGGACGGCGCCGGATCTCGGCCCGGCGGGCGAGCGCCTGACCGTCGTGGAAGGCCGGGCGAGGGCGGCCGGGCCGACGAGCGTGAGCGCCGGCCTCGGCTGGGTCGAGTCGGTCGACGACGGGCCGGGATTGTTCTACGAAGCGGCTGGCGAGGTCGAACCGGCGGACGTCGAACGGCGGATTCGCGAGGGGCTGGCCGCCGGGAGCGACCTCCGGGACTGGAATCTGGGCGAACCGCAGGTGATCGTCGAGCGCGCCAGCGCGGACGCCGGCGAGTACGCGGCGGCCGTCGCCGTCGCCGTCTACGGCGAGAGCGAACCGATCGTGTGA
- the pan2 gene encoding proteasome-activating nucleotidase Pan2, producing the protein MARSPSLPDRPNREIDPNLPDDERIEALRSHYEELVEIRSELETNLEAAERRRDELRERVDRAERENETLKSSPLYVASVEECFDDEIVVKQHGNNQEVLTEVSTRMAGRIEPGDRVAVDDSFGLQTLLSSETDARAQAMEITERPEVTYDEIGGIDEQVREVREAVEQPLTEPERFREVGIDPPAGVLLYGPPGTGKTMLAKAVAHETDATFIKMAGSELVRKFIGEGSRLVRDLFELAREREPAIIFIDEIDAVAATRTESKTSGDAEVQRTMMQLLNEMDGFENRGEIRIIAATNRFDMLDRAILRPGRFDRLIEVPEPDAEGRERIFEIHTQTLSLADAVDCESLADRTEGYSGAEIESVATEAGMFAIRDERTDVTMTDFEDAIEKLESDDGSDIVPSGNYFYN; encoded by the coding sequence ATGGCCCGAAGTCCGTCCCTGCCGGACCGCCCCAATCGCGAGATCGATCCGAACCTCCCGGACGACGAGCGAATCGAGGCGCTACGGTCGCACTACGAGGAACTCGTCGAGATCAGGTCGGAGCTCGAAACCAATCTCGAGGCGGCCGAGCGCCGCCGCGACGAACTGCGCGAGCGCGTCGACCGCGCCGAACGCGAGAACGAGACGCTGAAGAGTTCGCCGCTGTACGTCGCCAGCGTCGAGGAGTGCTTCGACGACGAGATCGTCGTCAAACAGCACGGCAACAACCAGGAGGTCCTGACGGAGGTCTCGACGCGGATGGCCGGTCGCATCGAGCCCGGCGACCGCGTCGCCGTCGACGACTCCTTCGGGTTGCAGACGCTGCTCTCCAGCGAGACCGACGCTCGCGCCCAGGCGATGGAGATCACCGAGCGACCCGAGGTCACCTACGACGAGATCGGCGGCATCGACGAACAGGTCCGCGAGGTACGCGAGGCCGTCGAACAGCCCCTCACCGAGCCGGAACGCTTCCGCGAGGTCGGCATCGACCCGCCCGCGGGCGTCCTGCTGTACGGCCCGCCGGGCACGGGCAAGACCATGCTCGCGAAGGCCGTCGCCCACGAAACCGACGCCACCTTCATCAAGATGGCCGGCTCCGAACTCGTCCGCAAGTTCATCGGCGAGGGCTCCCGGCTCGTCCGCGACCTCTTCGAACTCGCCCGCGAGCGCGAACCCGCCATCATCTTCATCGACGAGATCGACGCCGTCGCCGCGACGCGCACCGAGTCCAAGACCTCCGGCGACGCCGAGGTCCAGCGGACCATGATGCAACTGCTCAACGAGATGGACGGCTTCGAGAACCGCGGCGAGATCCGCATCATCGCCGCCACCAACCGCTTCGACATGCTCGACCGCGCCATCCTCCGCCCCGGGCGCTTCGACCGCCTCATCGAGGTCCCCGAACCCGACGCCGAGGGCCGCGAACGCATCTTCGAGATCCACACGCAGACGCTCTCGCTCGCCGACGCCGTCGACTGCGAGAGCCTCGCCGACCGCACCGAGGGCTACTCCGGCGCCGAGATCGAGAGCGTCGCCACCGAAGCCGGCATGTTCGCCATCCGCGACGAGCGCACCGACGTCACCATGACCGACTTCGAGGACGCCATCGAGAAACTCGAATCCGACGACGGCAGCGATATCGTCCCCTCGGGCAACTATTTCTACAACTAG
- the pepF gene encoding oligoendopeptidase F: MSGVPDRESVPRGNRWAIERIYDSDEAWRDAYEAASDRVEKFASYEGTTTEDATSLLAVLEGYEALTREVQKVASYARMRRDEDTADQQRQAMASRGETLQSNAASATSFIEPEIQTLTAERFEAFVDEEPGLEHYRQYVDDVLRMKPHTRSPEVESLLADLGEVTGTASSVYSMLANADMSFPTVEPSEIRAGTDEGADGDEGSGATGGEPVEITQSNFVNLLKRPDRDFRRRVYEAYYEEWASMRNTVSTAYAKSVTADVRLAEARNYETAREASLDDANVPVSVYDTLVETVTDNLDALHRHADLKREALGVDELRMWDLYVPLSGGEGPDVPYEDACEHVIEAVAPLGEEYQSRLADGLDSRWVDVYENEGKRSGAYSGGAYDTDPYILLNYQDDVASMYTLAHELGHSMHSEYASENQTPIYASYDLFVAEVASTVNEALLTEHLLETVEDPAFRLHVLNEFAERVRSTLFRQTLFAEFEHRAHELEEAGEPLTADRLDELFRERKDRYYQPAVLDEHIAREWMRIPHFYRAFYVYQYATGISAALALADTILREGEDAAADYREFLSLGSREYPLDLLEIAGVDVRSAGPIERAIARYDDRLDELEDLVV, encoded by the coding sequence ATGAGTGGCGTTCCCGACCGCGAGTCGGTACCCAGGGGGAATCGGTGGGCGATCGAACGAATCTACGACTCGGACGAGGCGTGGCGCGATGCCTACGAGGCGGCCAGCGACCGCGTCGAGAAGTTCGCGTCGTACGAGGGGACGACGACCGAGGATGCGACGAGCCTCCTCGCGGTCCTCGAAGGCTACGAGGCCCTCACGCGGGAGGTTCAGAAAGTCGCTTCCTACGCCCGCATGCGTCGGGACGAGGACACGGCCGACCAGCAACGCCAGGCGATGGCCTCGCGCGGGGAGACCCTGCAGTCCAACGCGGCGTCGGCCACCTCCTTCATCGAACCCGAGATCCAGACCCTCACCGCCGAGCGCTTCGAGGCGTTCGTCGACGAGGAGCCGGGACTCGAACACTATCGCCAGTACGTCGACGACGTCCTGCGGATGAAACCCCACACGCGCTCGCCGGAGGTCGAGAGCCTGCTCGCCGACCTCGGCGAAGTGACGGGGACGGCGAGCAGCGTCTACTCGATGCTCGCGAACGCGGACATGTCGTTCCCGACCGTCGAACCGAGCGAGATCCGCGCCGGCACCGACGAGGGAGCCGACGGAGACGAGGGATCGGGAGCCACCGGCGGCGAACCGGTCGAAATTACCCAGAGCAACTTCGTCAACCTGCTCAAACGACCGGACAGGGACTTCCGCCGGCGCGTCTACGAGGCCTACTACGAGGAGTGGGCGTCGATGCGAAACACGGTCTCGACCGCCTACGCAAAGAGCGTCACCGCCGACGTCCGCCTCGCGGAAGCCAGGAACTACGAGACCGCGCGCGAGGCCTCGCTCGACGACGCGAACGTTCCCGTCTCGGTCTACGACACGCTCGTCGAGACCGTGACCGACAATCTCGACGCGCTCCACCGCCACGCCGACCTCAAGCGCGAGGCGCTCGGGGTCGACGAGCTCCGGATGTGGGACCTCTACGTGCCCCTCTCCGGCGGCGAAGGACCCGACGTTCCCTACGAGGACGCCTGCGAGCACGTGATCGAGGCCGTAGCCCCGCTCGGCGAGGAGTATCAATCCCGACTCGCGGACGGGCTCGACTCGCGCTGGGTCGACGTCTACGAGAACGAGGGCAAGCGCTCGGGCGCCTACTCCGGCGGCGCGTACGACACCGACCCCTACATCCTGCTGAACTACCAGGACGACGTCGCCTCGATGTACACGCTGGCCCACGAACTCGGCCACTCGATGCACTCCGAGTACGCCAGCGAAAACCAGACGCCGATCTACGCGAGCTACGACCTCTTCGTCGCCGAGGTGGCCAGCACCGTCAACGAGGCGCTACTGACCGAACACCTCCTCGAGACGGTCGAAGACCCCGCGTTCCGACTCCACGTCCTCAACGAGTTCGCAGAGCGGGTCCGCTCGACGCTCTTTCGCCAGACGCTGTTCGCCGAGTTCGAACACCGTGCTCACGAACTCGAGGAGGCCGGCGAACCCCTCACCGCCGACCGGCTCGACGAGCTCTTCCGCGAGCGCAAGGACCGGTACTACCAGCCCGCGGTCCTCGACGAGCACATCGCCCGCGAGTGGATGCGCATCCCGCACTTCTACCGCGCGTTCTACGTCTACCAGTACGCGACGGGCATCTCCGCCGCGCTCGCGCTCGCCGACACCATCCTCAGGGAGGGCGAGGACGCCGCGGCGGACTACCGCGAGTTCCTCTCGCTCGGCTCGCGCGAGTACCCGCTCGACCTGCTCGAGATCGCCGGCGTCGACGTGCGCTCGGCGGGCCCGATCGAGCGCGCGATCGCGCGCTACGACGACCGCCTCGACGAACTAGAAGACCTCGTCGTCTGA
- a CDS encoding C39 family peptidase, whose amino-acid sequence MLEDTSRRGVLKRIGAMGIGGLALASSGSATAATDERVTKDTAGRVARETVAQLATWDEYDDWAPSGVTDGQLYFGKVETDGVVEYVPRAWVFAIEDRGRDVGYITIDADQLVSPVLAFGRSTAPHRRLDRAAQVSSRHGLAVRDRFLYHGGVQFGVETTDRRMVDLRGERVVPAPAVEHADLLKPTFRPDADGSPKRVASSKTVFTDPPDWEGGTDDEISDVPNWTDYDDGGADDTDYGSGDDEWDEWDGCSPIAGSMAIGYHEGIDEWEYDEIDALIDRLHDDMNTDSSGYSEFHDIDNGISNYAEGSNSYNGNNNHFMIRGNIKDAVSNNNPPMLNMINGPYTKKDKGWVNGHSVTVVGYKDAGWLPSDFYHKVHNGYDEPADKIQNGNWSDSFVTRIKPE is encoded by the coding sequence ATGCTGGAAGATACCAGCAGGCGAGGCGTGTTGAAACGTATCGGCGCGATGGGCATCGGCGGACTGGCGCTCGCATCGTCCGGCTCGGCGACAGCGGCGACCGACGAACGGGTGACGAAGGACACGGCGGGACGAGTCGCCAGAGAGACGGTCGCACAGCTCGCGACGTGGGACGAGTACGACGACTGGGCCCCGAGTGGCGTCACCGACGGACAGCTGTACTTCGGCAAGGTCGAGACCGACGGCGTCGTCGAGTACGTCCCCCGCGCCTGGGTGTTCGCGATCGAAGACCGCGGACGGGACGTGGGATACATCACGATCGACGCCGACCAGCTCGTCTCACCCGTACTCGCCTTCGGCCGCTCCACGGCGCCGCATCGCCGTCTGGACCGGGCGGCGCAGGTGAGCTCCCGACACGGACTGGCCGTTCGAGATCGGTTCCTGTACCACGGCGGGGTCCAGTTCGGCGTCGAGACTACCGACCGGCGGATGGTCGATCTCCGCGGAGAGCGCGTCGTGCCGGCACCGGCGGTCGAGCACGCCGACCTCCTGAAACCGACCTTCCGCCCCGACGCGGACGGGTCCCCGAAACGCGTTGCATCCTCCAAAACCGTCTTCACGGATCCGCCGGACTGGGAGGGCGGCACGGACGACGAGATCAGCGACGTTCCCAACTGGACGGACTACGACGACGGCGGTGCCGACGATACCGACTACGGCTCCGGCGACGACGAGTGGGACGAGTGGGACGGCTGCTCCCCCATCGCCGGCTCGATGGCGATCGGGTACCACGAGGGGATCGACGAGTGGGAGTACGACGAGATCGACGCGCTCATCGACCGACTCCACGACGACATGAACACAGACTCGAGCGGGTACTCGGAGTTCCACGACATCGACAACGGCATCTCGAACTACGCCGAGGGATCCAACTCGTACAACGGAAATAACAATCACTTCATGATCCGCGGGAACATCAAGGATGCCGTGTCGAACAACAATCCGCCGATGTTGAATATGATAAACGGCCCGTACACCAAGAAGGACAAGGGCTGGGTCAACGGCCACAGCGTGACCGTCGTCGGATACAAAGACGCCGGCTGGCTCCCCAGCGACTTCTACCACAAGGTCCACAACGGCTACGACGAGCCCGCGGACAAGATCCAGAACGGCAACTGGAGCGACTCGTTCGTCACCCGGATCAAACCGGAGTGA
- the rnhB gene encoding ribonuclease HII has translation MRFGVDEAGKGPAIGPMVAAAVHVDRRDRLPEGIADSKDLAQETRESLSQTLRADDGIAVGVAVITPARIDAPETDMNGLAVEAHVCAIEAALNDAGIEATADDDLVPRGVCDACDTDADRFARRVADGLARDASIDAFHGADAADPLVGAASIVAKVERDARIERLAASFADEGYDEIGSGYPSDPTTRTFLETYVADHGRLPDGARETWSTCEEVLAATSQTDLGDFGE, from the coding sequence ATGCGCTTCGGCGTCGACGAGGCGGGCAAGGGGCCGGCGATCGGCCCGATGGTCGCGGCGGCCGTCCACGTCGACCGTCGCGACCGGCTTCCCGAGGGAATCGCCGACTCGAAGGACCTGGCCCAGGAGACGCGCGAGTCGCTGTCGCAGACGCTTCGGGCGGACGACGGGATCGCGGTCGGCGTCGCGGTGATCACCCCCGCGCGGATCGACGCACCCGAGACGGACATGAACGGCCTGGCCGTCGAGGCGCACGTTTGCGCGATCGAGGCCGCCCTGAACGACGCCGGGATCGAGGCGACGGCCGACGACGACCTCGTCCCACGAGGCGTCTGCGACGCCTGCGACACCGACGCCGACCGATTCGCCCGTCGGGTCGCCGACGGGCTCGCCCGGGACGCGTCGATCGACGCGTTTCACGGCGCCGACGCTGCGGACCCGCTGGTCGGCGCGGCGAGCATCGTCGCGAAGGTCGAGCGGGACGCCCGGATCGAGCGCCTCGCGGCCAGTTTCGCCGACGAGGGCTACGACGAGATCGGCAGCGGCTATCCGAGCGATCCGACGACCCGGACCTTTCTCGAGACCTACGTCGCGGATCACGGTCGTCTGCCGGACGGCGCTCGCGAGACGTGGTCGACCTGCGAGGAAGTCCTCGCCGCTACGTCCCAGACGGACCTGGGCGACTTCGGCGAGTGA
- a CDS encoding cupin domain-containing protein, with product MGPVNAHELDWTAIEDGEIRVRRKQLGEAAGGDRIGCSLYELPAGERSWPYHYHAANEEAIYVLSGTGTLRLGDETYALEPGDYASLPATPDGGHAVANDSDGPLRYLVVSTMNEPDVTVYPDSETFGVFVGSPPGGSGSRLLHGYYPIDADVDYWDEQTR from the coding sequence ATGGGACCCGTGAACGCCCACGAGCTGGACTGGACCGCGATCGAGGACGGCGAGATACGGGTCAGGAGAAAGCAATTGGGCGAGGCGGCCGGCGGCGACCGGATCGGCTGTAGCCTCTACGAGCTTCCGGCCGGCGAGCGATCCTGGCCGTACCACTACCACGCGGCCAACGAGGAGGCGATCTACGTACTCTCGGGCACGGGGACGCTCCGGCTCGGTGACGAGACGTACGCACTCGAACCGGGGGATTACGCCTCGCTTCCGGCGACCCCGGACGGGGGTCACGCGGTGGCAAACGACTCGGACGGACCGCTGCGCTACCTGGTCGTCTCGACCATGAACGAACCGGACGTGACCGTCTATCCCGATTCGGAGACATTTGGCGTCTTCGTCGGCAGCCCGCCCGGCGGGTCAGGGTCGCGACTCCTCCACGGCTACTACCCGATCGACGCCGACGTCGATTACTGGGACGAGCAGACGCGCTAG